One Paracidovorax avenae ATCC 19860 genomic region harbors:
- a CDS encoding FadR/GntR family transcriptional regulator, with protein sequence MLFSPKATDPRRLYQQVADQIRQLIERGNYPPGARLPSERDLAIQLSVSRPSLREALIALEIQGRVEIRMGSGVYVCAMPAADAAEPLALGESPSELMQARSVLEGAVISLAAAQATRQGLERVRASMDGMRQDVRRGQSPVDSDRRFHVAIAELTGNSILARMVGELFDGRHGQIATRVSRGAETSRTWESALQEHEKIYAALEARDPQQASAAMFNHLLASKERWIEQASGAGGDSSAHER encoded by the coding sequence ATGCTCTTTTCACCCAAGGCCACGGACCCGCGCCGTCTGTACCAGCAGGTGGCTGACCAGATCCGGCAACTGATCGAGCGCGGTAATTACCCGCCAGGGGCACGGCTTCCCTCCGAACGCGACCTGGCCATCCAACTGAGCGTCTCGCGGCCTTCGCTGCGGGAGGCCTTGATCGCGCTCGAAATCCAGGGCCGGGTCGAGATCCGGATGGGGTCGGGCGTGTATGTGTGCGCGATGCCTGCGGCGGATGCGGCCGAACCCCTGGCGCTGGGCGAGAGCCCCAGCGAACTGATGCAGGCCCGTTCGGTGCTGGAAGGTGCGGTCATCTCTCTGGCGGCCGCCCAGGCCACGCGGCAGGGGCTGGAGCGGGTGCGCGCCAGCATGGACGGCATGCGCCAGGACGTCAGGCGGGGGCAATCGCCGGTGGACAGCGACCGCCGCTTCCACGTGGCGATCGCAGAACTGACGGGCAACTCCATCCTGGCGCGCATGGTGGGGGAGCTGTTCGACGGCCGCCATGGGCAGATCGCCACGCGTGTCTCCAGGGGCGCGGAAACCAGCCGCACCTGGGAATCCGCGCTGCAGGAGCACGAGAAGATCTATGCGGCGCTGGAGGCCCGCGACCCGCAGCAGGCGTCTGCCGCGATGTTCAACCACCTGCTGGCGTCGAAGGAGCGGTGGATCGAGCAGGCCTCGGGCGCCGGCGGCGATTCCTCTGCACACGAGCGGTAG
- the kdgT gene encoding 2-keto-3-deoxygluconate transporter, protein MKIKSTIEKIPGGMMLVPLLLGAVLHTFWPGTGKYFGSFTNGLITGVVPILAVWLFCLGASIHVRATGTVLRKSGSLIAAKIGTTWLAAFLLSRWLPVEGIQSGFFAGLSVLAVVAAMDMTNAGLYASLMEQYGTREEAGAAVLIGMESGPLVTMLILGATGRAVFEPHLLVGVLIPFLAGFALGNLDPELREFFGRATRILIPFFAFSLGNTIDLAVIVHTGVLGVLLAVAVMAVSGLALVVADIVLGGGRGTAGIAASSTAGAAVATPHLVAQAAPQFAPAAPAATALVAACVVVTAILTPVVVTLWASRVAPRIRP, encoded by the coding sequence GTGAAAATCAAATCCACCATTGAAAAGATTCCTGGCGGGATGATGCTGGTGCCGCTGCTGCTGGGCGCGGTGCTGCACACCTTCTGGCCCGGCACGGGCAAATATTTCGGCTCGTTCACCAACGGGCTCATCACGGGCGTGGTGCCGATCCTCGCGGTCTGGCTGTTCTGCCTGGGCGCGTCGATCCATGTCCGCGCCACCGGCACGGTGCTGCGCAAGTCCGGCTCGCTGATAGCGGCGAAGATCGGTACGACGTGGCTGGCGGCCTTCCTGCTTTCGCGCTGGCTGCCGGTGGAAGGCATTCAGTCCGGCTTCTTCGCCGGCCTGTCGGTGCTGGCCGTGGTGGCCGCCATGGACATGACCAATGCCGGCCTCTATGCATCGCTGATGGAGCAGTACGGCACCAGGGAGGAAGCCGGCGCCGCGGTGCTGATCGGCATGGAGTCCGGTCCCCTGGTGACCATGCTCATCCTGGGCGCCACCGGACGGGCCGTGTTCGAGCCGCACCTGCTGGTGGGCGTGCTCATTCCCTTCCTGGCCGGATTCGCGCTGGGCAATCTCGACCCGGAACTGCGCGAATTCTTCGGCAGGGCCACGCGGATCCTGATCCCGTTCTTCGCGTTTTCGCTGGGCAACACCATCGACCTGGCGGTGATCGTGCATACCGGCGTGCTGGGCGTCCTGCTGGCCGTCGCGGTGATGGCCGTGTCGGGCCTGGCCCTCGTCGTGGCCGACATCGTGCTCGGCGGCGGCCGGGGCACTGCGGGCATCGCGGCGTCGAGCACGGCGGGTGCCGCCGTCGCGACGCCGCACCTCGTGGCCCAGGCCGCGCCGCAGTTCGCTCCCGCCGCGCCTGCGGCCACGGCCCTGGTGGCGGCCTGCGTGGTGGTCACCGCCATCCTCACGCCGGTGGTCGTGACACTCTGGGCCTCGCGCGTGGCGCCGCGCATCCGGCCATGA
- a CDS encoding SDR family oxidoreductase — translation MKRVQGKTALVTAAGRGIGRASALALAREGATVWATDVDDQALAELAAEAAGEGLAALETARLDVLDTAAVTAFAGRAGKLDVLFNCAGFVHSGSILQCEEKDWDFSFDLNAKAMYRTIRAFLPAMLAGGGGSIINMASAASSVKGVPNRFAYGASKAAVIGLSKAVAADFVQQGIRCNAICPGTVESPSLQGRIRAQAQQAGTDEASVRAAFVARQPIGRVGRAEEVAALVVYLASDESSFTTGTIHMIDGGWSN, via the coding sequence ATGAAGCGAGTGCAAGGAAAGACGGCCCTGGTCACCGCCGCGGGCCGGGGCATCGGCCGGGCGAGCGCACTGGCGCTGGCACGCGAAGGCGCCACCGTGTGGGCCACCGACGTGGACGACCAGGCACTGGCCGAACTGGCCGCCGAGGCCGCGGGCGAAGGGCTGGCCGCGCTGGAGACGGCACGCCTGGACGTGCTCGACACCGCCGCCGTCACAGCCTTCGCCGGGCGCGCCGGCAAGCTGGACGTGCTGTTCAACTGCGCGGGCTTCGTGCACAGCGGCTCGATCCTGCAGTGCGAGGAAAAGGACTGGGACTTCAGCTTCGACCTGAACGCCAAGGCCATGTACCGCACCATCCGCGCGTTCCTGCCGGCGATGCTGGCGGGCGGCGGCGGCTCGATCATCAACATGGCCTCGGCCGCGTCGAGCGTGAAGGGCGTGCCCAACCGCTTCGCCTACGGCGCCTCGAAGGCGGCGGTGATCGGGCTGTCGAAGGCCGTTGCGGCCGACTTCGTGCAGCAGGGCATCCGCTGCAACGCCATCTGCCCCGGCACGGTGGAATCGCCTTCGCTGCAGGGCCGCATCCGCGCCCAGGCGCAGCAGGCCGGCACCGACGAGGCCTCGGTGCGTGCCGCGTTCGTGGCGCGCCAGCCCATCGGCCGCGTGGGCCGCGCCGAAGAGGTGGCCGCGCTGGTGGTGTACCTTGCGAGCGACGAGTCATCCTTCACCACCGGCACCATCCACATGATCGATGGCGGCTGGTCCAACTGA
- a CDS encoding fumarylacetoacetate hydrolase family protein → MKLVRYGQPGQEKPGLIDAQGQLRDLSAQVADIDGAALSPASLQKLAAIDAASLPAVSGPVRHGPPVARVGKIICVGLNYADHAAETGAPIPAEPILFLKPSSSIIGPDDTVVIPRGSVKTDWEVELGVVIGRKASYVTEAEALDYVAGYTIVNDVSEREYQLERGGQWDKGKGCDTFSPIGPWMVTRDEVADPQALALWLEVNGKRFQDGSTRTMIFGVAKLVSYISEFMSLLPGDIISTGTPPGVGLGQKPPVYLKAGDTMRVGIQGLGEQQQATRAWSRELE, encoded by the coding sequence ATGAAATTGGTACGCTACGGCCAGCCCGGCCAGGAAAAGCCGGGCCTGATCGACGCCCAGGGCCAGCTGCGCGACCTGTCGGCCCAGGTGGCGGACATCGACGGCGCCGCGCTGTCGCCCGCGTCGCTGCAAAAGCTCGCCGCCATCGATGCGGCCAGCCTGCCCGCGGTCAGCGGCCCGGTGCGCCATGGCCCGCCGGTGGCCCGCGTGGGCAAGATCATCTGCGTGGGCCTGAACTACGCCGACCATGCGGCCGAGACCGGCGCGCCGATCCCGGCCGAGCCCATCCTGTTCCTCAAGCCCAGCTCGTCCATCATCGGGCCCGACGACACGGTGGTGATCCCGCGCGGCTCGGTCAAGACCGACTGGGAGGTGGAACTGGGCGTGGTGATCGGCAGGAAGGCCTCGTACGTCACCGAAGCGGAGGCGCTGGATTACGTGGCCGGCTACACCATCGTCAACGACGTGTCGGAGCGTGAGTACCAGCTCGAACGCGGCGGCCAGTGGGACAAGGGCAAGGGCTGCGACACCTTCTCGCCCATCGGGCCGTGGATGGTGACCCGGGACGAGGTGGCCGACCCGCAGGCGCTGGCCCTGTGGCTCGAAGTCAACGGCAAGCGCTTCCAGGACGGCAGCACCCGCACCATGATCTTCGGCGTGGCGAAACTGGTGAGCTACATCAGCGAGTTCATGTCGCTGCTGCCGGGCGACATCATCAGCACCGGCACCCCGCCGGGCGTGGGGCTGGGCCAGAAGCCGCCCGTGTACCTGAAGGCCGGCGACACCATGCGCGTGGGCATCCAGGGCCTGGGCGAGCAGCAGCAGGCCACGCGCGCCTGGTCGCGCGAACTGGAATGA
- a CDS encoding IclR family transcriptional regulator: MTTPPANGSTDEDPGTRRSSPHYAAPALEKGLAILELLSSVRDGLTLNEMARQLGRSVSEIFRIAVTLQRCGYVMVDDNNRYTLSIKMFELSHRQHALRSLVTVAQPLLQELAHRARQSCHLAMYQGGRVVVIAQVDSPERWSFGLKIGVMLGLTDTSSGHVLLAFRDEVERARMLAAHIKVDGELTMDPGELFEILRQVREHGHAVMPSRQIRSVTNAAFPILGVGGQVIAALNVPYIERIDAQANPTLDEVKGIVSSIAARISTSMGYQSA, translated from the coding sequence ATGACCACACCACCCGCCAACGGCTCCACGGACGAAGACCCGGGCACCCGGCGCAGCAGCCCGCACTACGCCGCGCCGGCACTCGAGAAAGGGCTGGCCATCCTGGAACTGCTGTCCTCGGTGCGCGACGGCCTCACCCTCAACGAGATGGCCCGGCAGCTGGGCCGCAGCGTGAGCGAGATCTTCCGTATCGCCGTCACCCTGCAGCGGTGCGGCTACGTGATGGTGGACGACAACAACCGCTACACGCTCTCGATCAAGATGTTCGAGTTGTCGCACCGCCAGCATGCGCTGCGCTCGCTGGTCACCGTGGCGCAGCCCCTGCTGCAGGAGCTGGCGCACCGCGCCCGGCAGTCGTGCCACCTGGCCATGTACCAGGGCGGGCGCGTGGTGGTCATCGCGCAGGTGGACAGCCCCGAGCGCTGGTCGTTCGGCCTCAAGATCGGCGTGATGCTGGGGCTCACGGACACATCGTCCGGCCATGTGCTGCTGGCCTTCCGCGACGAGGTGGAGCGCGCGCGCATGCTGGCCGCGCACATCAAGGTGGATGGCGAACTGACGATGGACCCGGGCGAGCTGTTCGAGATCCTGCGCCAGGTGCGCGAGCACGGGCACGCCGTCATGCCCAGCCGCCAGATCCGCAGCGTGACCAATGCGGCCTTCCCCATCCTGGGCGTGGGAGGGCAGGTGATCGCCGCGCTCAACGTGCCCTACATCGAGCGCATCGACGCGCAGGCCAATCCCACGCTGGACGAGGTGAAGGGCATCGTGAGCAGCATCGCCGCGCGCATCTCCACGTCGATGGGGTACCAGAGCGCCTGA
- a CDS encoding DUF2267 domain-containing protein produces MPWPPEYQRASADFEKFMVAARDHAGLATTHMAWNMVAGVLHAFRRRLAPDQAFRFADQLLPAIRGLFVEGWRPGEKVGRIGTRAEILEEVRSLRRDHNFSPDNAIEAVGFALATVVPADAFARALQALPSELRQLWRNFDDAAPASPVVT; encoded by the coding sequence ATGCCCTGGCCTCCTGAATACCAAAGAGCCTCTGCCGACTTCGAGAAGTTCATGGTGGCCGCACGCGATCACGCGGGCCTGGCGACCACGCACATGGCCTGGAACATGGTGGCAGGAGTGCTGCACGCCTTCCGCCGGAGGCTCGCGCCCGATCAAGCCTTTCGCTTTGCGGACCAATTGCTGCCAGCGATACGAGGTCTTTTCGTCGAGGGCTGGAGGCCCGGCGAGAAAGTCGGGCGCATCGGCACGCGAGCCGAGATACTGGAAGAGGTCCGCTCTCTTCGGCGGGACCACAACTTCTCTCCCGATAATGCCATTGAGGCGGTCGGCTTTGCACTGGCCACAGTGGTTCCGGCCGATGCTTTCGCTCGAGCGCTGCAGGCGCTGCCTTCCGAACTGAGACAACTGTGGAGAAACTTTGATGATGCCGCCCCGGCATCCCCGGTCGTGACCTGA
- a CDS encoding YdeI/OmpD-associated family protein, with protein sequence MAATPCAGHEFSFDAVLENWAEGMDYCAIPVPAEITEELGTKSPVPVLARVNGSEPFQISLFPVGGGRHYIRIKAKVRKEASIRTGDRIKVQITVLERGNVEVPDDLLAALRAEGVLQAFEALPPGKRSFLVRRIDEAARAETRARRVQEGVEAAHERREKLKPVR encoded by the coding sequence ATGGCAGCCACTCCATGCGCAGGGCACGAATTCTCGTTCGACGCGGTCCTGGAGAACTGGGCCGAGGGGATGGACTACTGCGCCATTCCCGTGCCGGCCGAGATCACCGAGGAGCTCGGAACCAAGAGCCCCGTCCCTGTTCTGGCGCGAGTCAATGGTTCAGAACCGTTCCAGATCAGCCTGTTTCCTGTCGGCGGGGGGCGGCATTACATCCGGATCAAGGCCAAGGTGCGCAAGGAAGCGTCCATCCGGACTGGCGACCGCATCAAAGTGCAGATCACTGTTCTGGAACGCGGCAATGTGGAGGTTCCGGATGACCTGCTGGCTGCATTGCGGGCCGAAGGTGTGCTGCAGGCTTTCGAGGCCCTGCCACCTGGCAAGCGAAGCTTTCTGGTCCGTCGCATCGACGAGGCCGCCAGGGCGGAGACGCGCGCCAGGAGGGTTCAGGAGGGCGTGGAGGCCGCGCACGAGCGGCGAGAAAAGCTGAAGCCCGTGCGGTAA
- the rimO gene encoding 30S ribosomal protein S12 methylthiotransferase RimO — protein sequence MSDVLSPTKTPKVGFVSLGCPKALTDSELILTQLSAEGYQTSKTFEGADLVIVNTCGFIDDAVKESLDTIGEALAENGKVIVTGCLGARAGEGGGNLVREMHPSVLAVTGPHATQEVMDAVHQNLPKPHDPFIDLVPGNFGVAGIKLTPKHYAYLKISEGCNHRCTFCIIPSMRGDLVSRPVGDVLSEAKALFEGGVKELLVISQDTSAYGVDVKYRTGFWDGKPVKTRMLELVQTLGEIAEPYGAWVRLHYVYPYPSVDEVIPFMATGKILPYLDVPFQHSHPDVLRRMKRPASGERNLERIQRWREACPELVVRSTFIAGFPGETEEEFQHLLDFLREAQIDRAGCFAYSDVNGAVANELPGMLPMEVREERRARFMAVAEEVSIERLRRRVGATMQVLVDHAPALGRKGGTGRSYADAPEIDGVVHLLPPEKISKQLKVGEFTRAQIVGVQGHDLVARPI from the coding sequence ATGAGCGACGTTCTCTCCCCCACGAAAACCCCCAAGGTCGGGTTCGTGAGCCTCGGCTGCCCGAAGGCCCTCACGGATTCCGAACTCATCCTCACGCAGCTGAGCGCCGAGGGTTACCAGACTTCCAAGACCTTCGAGGGTGCCGACCTCGTCATCGTCAACACCTGCGGCTTCATCGACGATGCGGTCAAGGAAAGCCTCGACACCATCGGCGAAGCGCTGGCCGAGAACGGCAAGGTGATCGTCACCGGCTGCCTGGGCGCGCGCGCGGGCGAGGGCGGCGGCAACCTGGTGCGCGAGATGCACCCCAGCGTGCTGGCCGTCACCGGTCCGCACGCCACGCAGGAGGTGATGGACGCCGTCCACCAGAACCTGCCCAAGCCGCACGATCCGTTCATCGACCTCGTGCCCGGCAATTTCGGCGTGGCGGGTATCAAGCTCACGCCCAAGCACTATGCGTACCTCAAGATCAGCGAGGGCTGCAACCACCGCTGCACCTTCTGCATCATCCCCTCGATGCGCGGCGACCTGGTCTCGCGCCCCGTGGGTGACGTGCTGAGCGAGGCGAAGGCGCTCTTCGAAGGTGGCGTGAAGGAACTGCTGGTGATCAGCCAGGACACGTCGGCCTACGGCGTGGACGTGAAGTACCGCACCGGTTTCTGGGACGGCAAGCCCGTGAAGACGCGCATGCTGGAGCTGGTGCAGACGCTGGGCGAGATCGCCGAACCCTATGGCGCCTGGGTGCGCCTGCACTACGTGTACCCATACCCGAGCGTGGACGAGGTGATCCCGTTCATGGCCACGGGCAAGATCCTTCCCTACCTGGACGTGCCTTTCCAGCACAGCCACCCCGACGTGCTCCGGCGCATGAAGCGGCCGGCCAGCGGCGAGCGCAACCTGGAGCGCATCCAGCGCTGGCGCGAGGCCTGCCCCGAATTGGTGGTGCGCAGCACCTTCATCGCCGGCTTCCCGGGCGAGACGGAAGAGGAGTTCCAGCACCTGCTCGATTTCCTGCGCGAGGCGCAGATCGACCGCGCGGGCTGCTTCGCCTACAGCGACGTGAACGGTGCCGTGGCCAACGAGCTGCCGGGCATGCTGCCGATGGAAGTGCGCGAGGAGCGCCGCGCGCGCTTCATGGCCGTGGCCGAAGAGGTGTCCATCGAGCGCCTGCGCCGCCGCGTGGGCGCGACCATGCAGGTGCTGGTGGACCATGCGCCGGCCCTGGGCCGCAAGGGCGGCACGGGCCGCAGCTATGCGGATGCGCCCGAGATCGACGGTGTGGTGCACCTGCTTCCGCCCGAGAAGATCAGCAAGCAGCTCAAGGTGGGCGAATTCACGCGCGCGCAGATCGTCGGCGTGCAGGGGCACGATCTGGTGGCCCGGCCGATCTGA
- a CDS encoding nucleotidyltransferase domain-containing protein, translating to MGSPFTLPGVDERGFILAVADARLQPSLTPLLADACGTLAAQAPGLDGIYAYGSVARGEACVGVSDLDLTVLLREPPTPAARERLEGLRRTLEARHPEVVKIDLDIGSCTEALDPGQTYRWGFWLRHHCRCLWGEDRSRSFGPFRPSRDIALAMNGDFEAVLGGYLARLGRVGNLRDRRVLQRAASRKLLRATQILQDVYCGEWPWSLDDHAQLFRRRHPDRAAETTFFLTEAYQPAAGREEFTARLQALVAWMADQHRAILQKTSPSSEAAG from the coding sequence ATGGGCAGCCCTTTCACCCTGCCGGGGGTCGATGAGCGGGGTTTCATCCTCGCGGTGGCGGACGCGCGCCTGCAGCCCTCGTTGACGCCCCTGCTCGCCGACGCCTGCGGCACGCTCGCGGCGCAGGCACCCGGCCTGGACGGCATCTACGCCTATGGCAGTGTCGCCCGGGGCGAAGCATGTGTCGGGGTTTCCGACCTCGATCTCACAGTCCTGCTGCGGGAGCCGCCTACCCCGGCGGCGCGGGAACGGCTGGAGGGCTTGCGCCGCACGCTGGAAGCGCGGCACCCCGAGGTGGTGAAGATAGATCTCGACATCGGCAGTTGCACGGAAGCGCTCGACCCAGGCCAGACGTACCGCTGGGGCTTCTGGCTGCGGCACCACTGCCGCTGCCTCTGGGGTGAAGACCGGTCGCGCAGCTTCGGGCCCTTCCGCCCTTCCAGAGACATCGCCCTGGCAATGAATGGCGATTTCGAAGCGGTACTGGGCGGCTACCTGGCACGCCTCGGCCGGGTCGGCAACTTGCGGGACAGGCGGGTGCTGCAGCGTGCCGCATCGCGCAAGCTGCTGCGCGCCACCCAGATCCTTCAAGACGTGTACTGTGGGGAATGGCCCTGGTCGCTGGACGACCATGCGCAGCTTTTCCGAAGGCGGCATCCCGACAGGGCCGCCGAAACCACCTTCTTCCTGACCGAAGCCTACCAGCCTGCTGCCGGGCGCGAAGAATTCACCGCGCGGCTGCAGGCCCTGGTGGCGTGGATGGCCGACCAGCACAGGGCCATTTTGCAGAAGACGTCCCCATCCAGCGAAGCGGCCGGGTGA
- a CDS encoding Nramp family divalent metal transporter translates to MFFPLPRTATAPFCPSEVKGSVRIDPGLPFHKKLLRYAGPGLLVSVGYMDPGNWATDIEAGSRFGYGLLFIVLLASLAAMLLQALCVRLGLVAQKDLAQLCRERYGPAANRFLWAGAELAIIACDLAEVLGGALALHLLFGVSIPVGIGITAFDTVLVLGLQGAGFRRVEAIVLGLVGTIAACFAVELAFAQPLWSEVAIGFAPSLERLQQPGALYLAIGIVGATVMPHNLYLHSSVVQTRLVEDSDAGRREAIRFCTLDAVLSLSLALLVNAAIMVLAASAFHDHGRQDVADIADAYRLIEPLVGSALAATLFGIALLASGQSSTFTGTIAGQIVMEGFLDLKIPCWQRRLITRVLALVPALVGVWWLGDEGVGKMLVLSQVVLSFQLPFAMWPLIRFTGDRTVMGPFASGRTVRVLAWGLFGVISAANVWLVGSVLAG, encoded by the coding sequence ATGTTCTTCCCGTTGCCGCGCACCGCCACCGCCCCGTTCTGCCCTTCGGAGGTGAAGGGCTCCGTTCGCATCGATCCCGGCCTGCCGTTCCACAAGAAGCTGCTGCGGTACGCGGGCCCCGGGCTGCTGGTGTCCGTGGGCTACATGGACCCGGGCAACTGGGCGACGGACATCGAGGCGGGGTCGCGGTTCGGCTACGGGCTGCTCTTCATCGTGCTGCTGGCCAGCCTGGCGGCGATGCTGCTGCAGGCGCTGTGCGTGCGTCTGGGGTTGGTGGCGCAGAAGGATCTGGCGCAGCTGTGCCGCGAGCGCTACGGGCCCGCGGCCAACCGTTTCCTGTGGGCGGGGGCCGAACTGGCGATCATCGCCTGCGACCTGGCCGAGGTGCTGGGCGGGGCGCTGGCCCTGCACCTGCTCTTCGGGGTGTCGATTCCCGTGGGCATCGGCATCACGGCGTTCGATACGGTGCTGGTGCTGGGCCTGCAGGGTGCGGGCTTCCGGCGGGTGGAAGCGATAGTGCTGGGGCTGGTGGGCACGATCGCGGCCTGTTTCGCGGTGGAACTGGCCTTCGCCCAGCCGCTGTGGTCCGAGGTGGCGATCGGCTTCGCGCCCAGCCTGGAGCGCCTGCAGCAGCCGGGCGCGCTGTACCTCGCCATCGGCATCGTGGGCGCCACGGTGATGCCGCACAACCTGTATCTGCATTCCTCGGTGGTGCAGACCCGGCTGGTGGAAGACAGCGACGCCGGCCGCCGCGAGGCGATCCGCTTCTGCACGCTGGACGCGGTGCTGTCCCTGTCGCTCGCGCTGCTGGTGAACGCGGCCATCATGGTGCTGGCCGCGAGCGCCTTCCACGACCATGGTCGCCAGGACGTCGCCGATATCGCGGACGCTTACCGCCTGATCGAGCCGCTGGTGGGCAGCGCGCTCGCCGCCACGCTGTTCGGCATCGCGCTGCTCGCGTCGGGCCAGAGTTCGACCTTTACCGGCACGATCGCCGGGCAGATCGTGATGGAAGGGTTTCTGGACTTGAAGATTCCCTGCTGGCAGCGCCGCCTCATCACGCGCGTGCTGGCGCTGGTGCCGGCCCTGGTGGGCGTGTGGTGGCTGGGTGACGAGGGCGTGGGCAAGATGCTGGTGCTGAGCCAGGTGGTGCTGAGCTTCCAGCTGCCGTTCGCGATGTGGCCGCTGATCCGGTTCACGGGCGACCGCACGGTCATGGGCCCGTTCGCCAGCGGCCGGACGGTGCGCGTGCTGGCCTGGGGCCTGTTCGGCGTGATCTCGGCGGCCAATGTGTGGCTGGTGGGTTCCGTGCTGGCGGGGTGA
- a CDS encoding MFS transporter → MASGSEAAPSAPASSKLATVLRVTGGNFMEMFDFFLFGFYATQISKAFFPAGNEFASLMLTFMTFGAGFLMRPLGAVFLGAYVDRVGRRQGLIVTLALMALGTLLIACVPGYATIGLAAPLLVLIGRLLQGFSAGVELGGVSVYLSEMATPGRKGFYVSWQSASQQVAIIVAAALGYWLNVTFVPQEIADFYWRVPFFVGCLIVPVLFIIRRSLQETEEFKARKHRPSTREIFRSIMSNWGLVIAGMMMVSMTTVSFYLITVYTPTFGKSVLHLSTTDALIVTLCVALSNFFWLPVMGALSDRVGRKPLLVAFTVLTIFTAYPALKWLVAAPDFARMLEVELWLSFLYASYNGAMVVALTEVMPVDVRTVGFSLAYSLATAVFGGFTPAVATGLIEWSGDKAAPGWWMTAAAVCGLLATLRLYRRAAGR, encoded by the coding sequence ATGGCTTCCGGCAGCGAAGCCGCTCCTTCCGCGCCCGCTTCGTCGAAGCTGGCCACCGTCCTGCGGGTGACGGGCGGCAATTTCATGGAGATGTTCGACTTCTTCCTGTTCGGCTTCTACGCCACGCAGATTTCCAAGGCCTTCTTCCCGGCCGGCAATGAGTTCGCGTCGCTGATGCTGACGTTCATGACCTTCGGCGCGGGCTTCCTGATGCGTCCGCTGGGCGCGGTCTTCCTGGGCGCCTATGTGGACCGGGTGGGCCGCCGGCAGGGGCTGATCGTGACGCTGGCGCTGATGGCGCTGGGCACGCTGCTCATCGCCTGCGTGCCGGGCTACGCCACCATCGGCCTGGCGGCACCGCTGCTGGTGCTGATCGGGCGCCTGCTGCAGGGCTTCTCGGCCGGCGTGGAGCTGGGCGGCGTGTCCGTGTACCTGTCCGAGATGGCCACGCCGGGCCGCAAGGGCTTCTACGTGAGCTGGCAGTCGGCCAGCCAGCAGGTGGCGATCATCGTCGCGGCGGCGCTGGGCTACTGGCTCAACGTGACCTTCGTGCCGCAGGAGATCGCCGACTTCTACTGGCGCGTGCCGTTCTTCGTGGGCTGCCTGATCGTGCCGGTGCTGTTCATCATCCGCCGCTCGCTGCAGGAGACCGAGGAATTCAAGGCGCGCAAGCACCGTCCTTCCACGCGCGAGATCTTCCGCTCCATCATGTCCAACTGGGGCCTGGTGATCGCGGGGATGATGATGGTGTCGATGACGACCGTGTCGTTCTACCTCATCACCGTGTACACGCCCACCTTCGGCAAGAGCGTGCTGCACCTGAGCACGACCGATGCACTGATCGTGACGCTGTGCGTGGCGCTGTCCAACTTCTTCTGGCTGCCGGTGATGGGCGCGCTGTCCGACCGCGTCGGCCGCAAGCCGCTGCTGGTGGCCTTCACCGTGCTGACCATCTTCACCGCCTATCCGGCGCTGAAGTGGCTGGTGGCCGCCCCGGATTTCGCGCGCATGCTGGAGGTGGAGCTGTGGCTGTCCTTCCTCTACGCGAGCTACAACGGCGCGATGGTCGTCGCGCTGACCGAGGTGATGCCGGTGGACGTGCGCACGGTGGGCTTCTCGCTGGCGTACAGCCTGGCGACCGCGGTATTCGGCGGCTTCACGCCGGCCGTCGCCACGGGCCTGATCGAATGGTCGGGCGACAAGGCCGCGCCGGGCTGGTGGATGACGGCCGCCGCGGTCTGCGGCCTGCTGGCCACGCTGCGGCTGTACCGCCGGGCGGCCGGTCGATAG